tttctaatgaaataatttagtatttattttaaatataaaaatacctccGCTCAAACTTCAACGAAGCCAGAAAAGATCTCAACATCCCAGACAACCTGTACGAAGCAATTGGTCCATTTTCAAACTTTCATAgcataataattcattatttaaaaaaaaaattgaattgtacaataacatataatatttaatgtagaaaTTAACACCTGTAAGCTAATAACCTATGTAGTTGATGcttaaccaatataaaaaaaaaaaataaaataacccccCGGTATACATAATGAGTTACTCAGTAACTGTTAGTGAGTAGAGATTTAGTTTTGTATGtcttttacaaacatttaaatacctgttttaattattgttcattattatcaataataaaacaaaacaacaaagGACTGCTGCTTAAGCTCATCATAAAAGTCCATGTAACATTAAAACtagttttactattatttataacacaaGAGCGAATTTCTAGGTTcttaaaagcttaaaatatgattctaatatgctctaaaaaaaacttaacatgTTCTCTTAATTGTCCTTAAACCTCTTAAATATacagaaaatatgttttttttacttcaaataatttatgtttatatttactatttacctatacatattataacaacattttctctgataaattatttgtattcaatcacatatgaaacaataaaacaatctccaatataattctaaaatattctttaatgtgaaaaatgattttctttcatcaaattcaattttggtTAATTTGCCCACTAATTATGACTTGTTAATTGGGCTCATGACGTATAACTAGTGCCTAGCACCTTTTCgtccaatttaaaatgtatggtatgttaaagacaattatttatatagctagaaggtatttgtataatattatcgaccaTATTGACTTATGGACACAATTAGTATGAAActgttttattgttatgttatctTTGGatcaaaaaattgataaaattaaatattcaattttatttaattcaattttgtatagcctgtctattaaaatatttttatgtgtgatattatatttattgtggcCAATAattgtagatttaaaaaaaagaagaagaaaagaAAAGGAGATAACAAAATGGTTTGTTTGacatttaaataaagaatattagATATGTTTAAGACTGTTATGTTGTCTTTAGGTACAAAATTATGAAGATTCAAAACACAAAAAAGCTACTATGAATGTAGAGAAGTTTTATGATGAGCCCATTCATGCCAATTACCAGCATTTGAATAAAAACGAAACAAggggttataatttaaatgaaggTCCCTCTGTTTATTATtgctatgatattatttgattattgattaatgtgttggtttatatatttagatgaatGGACACAAAGAGTTCCTATTGACGATGCCTCTGCAGATGGCTCTTTGTTAGTATCTGTGAAAGCTAAAGATGCTTTAAatgatcttatttttatttattgtacaattaatgataaataacttaattaattttatataacctgtatattgaaatatttttatgtgtggTATTGTCTTTTTTTATGGCCAActgtagatttaaaaagaagaagaagaaaaagaaggGAGATAAACAAATGGTTTgttttgacattaaaataaaaaaatatcagttattCATAAGACTGTAATGTTGGCTTTAGGTACAAAATGAAGAAGGTGCGATTAATGATAAAGCTACATTGAATTTTGATAAGTTGTACGATGAGGTACTTCATGACAATTACCAGCATTtgaataaaaacgaaataagGGATTCTAATTTAAACAAAGGTCTGTCTCTGAATATTACTGCTATGATGTCattatttgattattgattaatgtgttggtttatatatttagatgaatTGACAAGAAGGATTCCTTTTGGTGATGCCTCTGAAGATGGCTCTTTGTAAGTATCTATGAAagtaagaggacgctacacagatatttgttgtctccgtctgcTTTAAATGATCTTATGTATTGtacaattaatgataaataacttaattaattttatataacctgtatattgcaatatttttatgtgtggtattgtattttttaatggcCAACTGTAGGGTTATGAAAAAGAAGAAGATAAAGAAGGGAGATAAACAAATGGTTtgttttgacataaaaataaaaaaaatattagttttctaTAAGATTGTTATGTTGGctctaggtacaatattatgaagatTCAATACACAAAAAAGCTCCAATGAATGTAGAGAAGTTTTATGTTGAGTCCTTTCATGCCAATTACCAGCATTTGAATAAAAACGAAACAAggggttataatttaaatgaaggTCTTTCTCTGTTTATTATtgctatgatattatttgattattgattaatgtgttggtttatatatttagatgaatGGACACAAAGAGTTCCTATTGACGATGCCTCTGCAGATGGCTCTTTGTAAGTATCTGTGAAAGCTAAAGATGCTTTAAatgatcttatttttatttattgtacaattaatgataaataacttaattaattttatataacctgtatattgaaatatttttttatggccaactgtagatttaaaaagaagaagaagaaaaagaaggGAGATAAACAAATGGTTTGTTctgacattaaaataaaaaaatatcagttattCATAAGACTGTAATGTTGGCTTTAGGTACAAAATGAAGAAGGTGCGATTAATGATAAAGCTACATTGAATTTTGATAAGTTGTACGATGAGGTACTTCATGACAATTACCAGCATTTGAATAAAAACGAAACAAGGGATTCTAATTTAAACAAAGGTCTGTCTCTGAATATTACTGCTATGATGTCattatttgattattgattaatgtgttggtttatatatttagatgaatTGACAAGAAGGATTCCTTTTGGTGATGCCTCTGAAGATGGCTCTTTGTAAGTATCTATGAAAGTAAGAGGACGatacacagatatttgttgtctccgtctgcTTTAAATGATCTTATGTATTGtacaattaatgataaataacttaattaattttatataacctgtatattgcaatatttttatgtgtggtattgtatttttttatggccAACTGTAGGGTTATGAAAAAGAAGAAGATAAAGAAGGGAGATAAACAAATGGTTtgttttgacataaaaataaaaaaaatattagttttctaTAAGATTGTTATGTTGGctctaggtacaatattatgaagatTCAATACACAAAAAAGCTCCAATGAATGTAGAGAAGTTTTATGTTGAGTCCTTTCATGCCAATTACCagcatttgaataaaaacaaaacaaggggttataatttaaatgaaggTCTTTCTCTGTTTATTATtgctatgatattatttgattattgattaatgtgttggtttatatatttagatgaatGGACACAAAGAGTTCCTATTGACGATGCCTCTGCAGATGGCTCTTTGTAAGTATCTGTGAAAGCTAAAGATGCTTTAAatgatcttatttttatttattgtacaattaatgataaataacttaattaattttatataacctgtatattgaaatatttttatgtgtggtattgtatttttttatggccaactgtagatttaaaaagaagaagaagaaaaagaaggGAGATAAACAAATGGTTTgttttgacattaaaataaaaaaatatcagttattCATAAGACTGTAATGTTGGCTTTAGGTACAAAATGAAGAAGGTGCGATTAATGATAAAGCTACATTGAATTTTGATAAGTTGTACGATGAGGTACTTCATGACAATTACCAGCATTTGAATAAAAACGAAACAAggggttataatttaaatgaaggTCCCTCTGTTTATTATtgctatgatattatttgattattgattaatgtgttggtttatatatttagatgaatGGACACAAAGAGTTCCTATTGACGATGCCTCTGCAGATGGCTCTTTGTTAGTATCTGTGAAAGCTAAAGATGCTTTAAatgatcttatttttatttattgtacaattaatgataaataacttaattaattttatataacctgtatattgaaatatttttatgtgtggTATTGTCTTTTTTTATGGCCAActgtagatttaaaaagaagaagaagaaaaagaaggGAGATAAACAAATGGTTTgttttgacattaaaataaaaaaatatcagttattCATAAGACTGTAATGTTGGCTTTAGGTACAAAATGAAGAAGGTGCGATTAATGATAAAGCTACATTGAATTTTGATAAGTTGTACGATGAGGTACTTCATGACAATTACCAGCATttgaataaaaacgaaaaaagggATTCTAATTTAAACAAAGGTCTTTCTCTGTTTATTATtgctatgatattattgattaatgtgttggtttatatatttagatgaatGGACACAAAGAGTTCCTATTGACGATGCCTCTGCAGATGGCTCTTTGTAAGTATCTGTGAAAGCTAAAGATGCTTTAAatgatcttatttttatttattgtacaattaatgataaataacttaattaattttatataacctgtatattgaaatatttttatgtgtggtattgtatttttttatggccaactgtagatttaaaaagaagaagaagaaaaagaaggGAGATAAACAAATGGTTTgttttgacattaaaataaaaaaatatcagttattCATAAGACTGTAATGTTGGCTTTAGGTACAAAATGAAGAAGGTGCGATTAATGATAAAGCTACATTGAATTTTGATAAGTTGTACGATGAGGTACTTCATGACAATTACCAGCATTTGAATAAAAACGAAACAAGGGATTCTAATTTAAACAAAGGTCTGTCTCTGAATATTACTGCTATGATGTCattatttgattattgattaatgtgttggtttatatatttagatgaatTGACAAGAAGGATTCCTTTTGGTGATGCCTCTGAAGATGGCTCTTTGTAAGTATCTATGAAagtaagaggacgctacacagatatttgttgtctccgtctgcTTTTAATGATCTTATGTATTGtacaattaatgataaataacttaattaattttatataacctgtatattgcaatatttgtatgtgtggtattgtatttttttatggccAACTGTAGGGTTATGAAAAAGAAGAAGATAAAGAAGGGAGATAAACAAATGGTTtgttttgacataaaaataaaaaaaatattagttttctaTAAGATTGTTATGTTGGctctaggtacaatattatgaagatTCAATACACAAAAAAGCTCCAATGAATGTAGAGAAGTTTTATGTTGAGTCCTTTCATGCCAATTACCAGCATTTGAATAAAAACGAAGCAAggggttataatttaaatgaaggTCTTTCTCTGTTTATTATtgctatgatattatttgattattgattaatgtgttggtttatatatttagatgaatGGACACAAAGAGTTCCTATTGACGATGCCTCTGCAGATGGCTCTTTGTAAGTATCTGTGAAAGCTAAAGATGCTTTAAatgatcttatttttatttattgtacaattaatgataaataacttaattaattttatataacctgtatattgaaatatttttatgtgtggttttgtatttttttatggccaactgtagatttaaaaagaagaagaagaaaaagaaggGAGATAAACAAATGGTTTgttttgacattaaaataaaaaaaatatcagttattCATAAGACTGTAATGTTGGCTTTAGGTACAAAATGAAGAAGGTGCGATTAATGATAAAGCTACATTGAATTTTGATAAGTTGTACGATGAGGTACTTCATGACAATTACCAGCATTTGAATAAAAACGAAACAAGGGATTCTAATTTAAACAAAGGTCTGTCTCTGAATATTACTGCTATGATGTCATTATTTGATTATTGGTTAATGTCttggtttatatatttagatgaatTGACAAGAAGGATTCCTTTTGGTGATGCCTCTGAAGATGGCTCTTTGTAAGTATCTATGAAagtaagaggacgctacacagatatttgttgtctccgtctgcTTTAAATGATCTTATGTATTGtacaattaatgataaataacttaattaattttatataacctgtatattgcaatatttttatgtgtggtattgtatttttttatggccaactgtagatttaaaaagaagaagaagaaaaagaaggGAGATAAACAAATGGTTTgttttgacattaaaataaaaaaatatcagttattCATAAGACTGTAATGTTGGCTTTAGGTACAAAATGAAGAAGGTGCGATTAATGATAAAGCTACATTGAATTTTGATAAGTTGTACGATGAGGTACTTCATGACAATTACCAGCATttgaataaaaacgaaaaaagggATTCTAATTTAAATGAAGGTCCCTCTGTTTATTATtgctatgatattatttgattattgattaatgtgttggtttatatatttagatgaatGGACACAAAGAGTTCCTATTGACGATGCCTCTGCAGATGGCTCTTTGTAAGTATCTGTGAAAGCTAAAGATGCTTTAAatgatcttatttttatttattgtacaattaatgataaataacttaattaattttatataacctgtatattgaaatatttttatgtgtggtattgtatttttttatggccaactgtagatttaaaaagaagaagaaaaagaaggGAGATAAACAAATGGTTTgttttgacattaaaataaaaaaatatcagttattCATAAGACTGTAATGTTGGCTTTAGGTACAAAATGAAGAAGGTGCGATTAATGATAAAGCTACATTGAATTTTGATAAGTTGTACGATGAGGTACTTCATGACAATTACCAGCATTTGAATAAAAACGAAACAAGGGATTCTAATTTAAACAAAGGTCTGTCTCTGAATATTACTGCTATGATGTCattatttgattattgattaatgtgttggtttatatatttagatgaatTGACAAGAAGGATTCCTTTTGGTGATGCCTCTGAAGATGGCTCTTTGTAAGTATCTATGAAagtaagaggacgctacacagatatttgttgtctccgtctgcTTTTAATGATCTTATGTATTGtacaattaatgataaataacttaattaattttatataacctgtatattgcaatatttgtatgtgtggtattgtatttttttatggccAACTGTAGGGTTATGAAAAAGAAGAAGATAAAGAAGGGAGATAAACAAATGGTTtgttttgacataaaaataaaaaaaatattagttttctaTAAGATTGTTATGTTGGctctaggtacaatattatgaagatTCAATACACAAAAAAGCTCCAATGAATGTAGAGAAGTTTTATGTTGAGTCCTTTCATGCCAATTACCAGCATTTGAATAAAAACGAAGCAAggggttataatttaaatgaaggTCTTTCTCTGTTTATTATtgctatgatattatttgattattgattaatgtgttggtttatatatttagatgaatGGACACAAAGAGTTCCTATTGACGATGCCTCTGCAGATGGCTCTTTGTAAGTATCTGTGAAAGCTAAAGATGCTTTAAatgatcttatttttatttattgtacaattaatgataaataacttaattaattttatataacctgtatattgaaatatttttatgtgtggttttgtatttttttatggccaactgtagatttaaaaagaagaagaagaaaaagaaggGAGATAAACAAATGGTctgtttttacattataataaagaataattatatatctattataggaCTTTTATGCTT
This genomic window from Metopolophium dirhodum isolate CAU chromosome 1, ASM1992520v1, whole genome shotgun sequence contains:
- the LOC132932967 gene encoding uncharacterized protein LOC132932967, with product MVQNYEDSKHKKATMNVEKFYDEPIHANYQHLNKNETRGYNLNEDEWTQRVPIDDASADGSLFKKKKKKKKGDKQMVQNEEGAINDKATLNFDKLYDEVLHDNYQHLNKNEIRDSNLNKDELTRRIPFGDASEDGSLVMKKKKIKKGDKQMVQYYEDSIHKKAPMNVEKFYVESFHANYQHLNKNETRGYNLNEDEWTQRVPIDDASADGSL
- the LOC132932968 gene encoding uncharacterized protein LOC132932968, whose product is MVQNEEGAINDKATLNFDKLYDEVLHDNYQHLNKNETRDSNLNKDELTRRIPFGDASEDGSLVMKKKKIKKGDKQMVQYYEDSIHKKAPMNVEKFYVESFHANYQHLNKNEARGYNLNEDEWTQRVPIDDASADGSL
- the LOC132936225 gene encoding uncharacterized protein LOC132936225, which gives rise to MKKKKIKKGDKQMVQYYEDSIHKKAPMNVEKFYVESFHANYQHLNKNKTRGYNLNEDEWTQRVPIDDASADGSL